A DNA window from Brassica napus cultivar Da-Ae chromosome C1, Da-Ae, whole genome shotgun sequence contains the following coding sequences:
- the LOC106375294 gene encoding auxin-induced protein 15A-like: MGLSRFAITTATKQILKLNSLASRNRTSSALDHVPKGHVAVYVGEQIEKEKKKFVVPISFLNDPSFREFLSRAEEEFGFNHPMGGLTIPCREEVFLDLIASRLQ, translated from the coding sequence atgggGTTGAGTCGTTTTGCGATCACAACTGCAACAAAGCAGATACTGAAGCTAAACTCCCTGGCAAGCAGAAACCGAACATCATCAGCACTGGATCATGTCCCTAAAGGGCATGTGGCAGTGTACGTAGGAGAACAGattgagaaggagaagaagaaattcGTGGTTCCAATTTCGTTTCTGAATGATCCTTCCTTCAGAGAGTTCCTTAGCCGAGCAGAGGAAGAGTTTGGATTCAATCATCCAATGGGAGGCTTGACCATTCCTTGTAGAGAAGAAGTGTTTCTTGATCTCATCGCTTCTCGGTTACAATAA
- the LOC106434722 gene encoding auxin-induced protein X15, with translation MAIRFSRVINSKQSQKQQSRVPKGHVAVYVGEEMENKKRFVVPISYLNHPSFQGLLRRAEEEFGFNHPIGGLTIPCREEIFVGLLNSYGCIV, from the coding sequence ATGGCTATTCGATTCTCGCGTGTTATCAACTCTAAACAGTCGCAAAAACAGCAGTCTCGTGTCCCAAAAGGACATGTTGCGGTTTATGtcggagaagagatggagaacaAGAAGCGATTCGTGGTTCCGATCTCGTATTTGAACCATCCTTCGTTTCAGGGTTTGCTTAGGCGAGCAGAGGAAGAGTTTGGTTTCAACCATCCAATTGGTGGATTAACGATTCCTTGCAGAGAAGAAATATTCGTGGGTCTTTTGAATTCTTATGGTTGTATTGTTTGA
- the LOC106374192 gene encoding auxin-responsive protein SAUR20, whose amino-acid sequence MGLVRSMLPNAKQIFKSQSMRNKNGSPSSTTASGLVPKGHVAVYVGERTEKTRFVVPISYLNHPLFREFLNRAEEEFGFHHPMGGLTIPCREEAFLHLITSQQLH is encoded by the coding sequence ATGGGTTTAGTGCGGTCCATGCTTCCAAATGCAAAGCAAATCTTCAAATCACAATCTATGAGGAACAAGAACGGTTCACCATCATCAACAACAGCTTCAGGGCTTGTTCCTAAAGGTCACGTAGCGGTTTACGTTGGCGAAAGAACGGAGAAGACGAGGTTTGTGGTTCCGATATCATACTTGAACCATCCTTTGTTCAGAGAGTTTCTTAATCGCGCAGAGGAAGAGTTTGGATTTCATCATCCAATGGGCGGTTTGACGATTCCTTGTCGAGAAGAAGCGTTTCTTCATCTCATTACTTCTCAGCAGCTGCATTGA